In Elusimicrobiota bacterium, the following are encoded in one genomic region:
- a CDS encoding response regulator, producing MQKKRGVLEKNNKQASSNKALLKKILVVDDDKTLLELIELRFKSEGYDVLSASDGFDAIKKAPEFKPDLVIVDIMMPKIDGYHLVKALTLIDGFKKPKIIMLTALARDDDKGLAENIGADMYVNKPFDFTELLRIVEKLLSKKS from the coding sequence ATGCAAAAAAAAAGAGGTGTGCTAGAGAAGAACAATAAGCAAGCAAGCAGCAATAAGGCATTGCTTAAAAAGATACTGGTTGTTGATGACGATAAAACGTTGTTGGAATTAATTGAGTTGCGTTTTAAATCGGAAGGTTATGATGTTCTTTCTGCAAGCGATGGATTTGATGCAATTAAGAAAGCGCCGGAGTTTAAGCCTGATCTTGTAATAGTAGATATTATGATGCCGAAGATCGATGGGTATCATCTGGTGAAAGCATTGACATTGATTGATGGGTTTAAGAAGCCGAAGATCATTATGCTCACCGCGTTGGCGAGGGATGATGATAAAGGTTTGGCGGAAAATATCGGGGCTGATATGTACGTTAATAAACCGTTTGATTTCACTGAACTATTAAGAATTGTTGAGAAGCTTCTTAGTAAAAAAAGTTGA
- a CDS encoding metallophosphoesterase family protein, translating into MRIGLFSDIHSNLDALETVVRFLRNAGIKDFIFCGDIVGYGPQPNECIDMIRNLPNVKIVAGNHDRAAVGMKDPNWFNPAAKHAITWTSEILTPENKEYLKSLPEMWSDDLIMMVHGSPSSPIDEYLLASDRMKFNISHIKKQLVCFVGHSHVPFHYRYDRNKENDTAYQGELSQKSGTTMFNLDKVYKHFVNVGSVGQPRDEDWRTCCMVFNTESSEISCFRVEYDVKKVQDKMRGYKLPEVLINRLELGQ; encoded by the coding sequence ATGAGGATAGGGTTGTTCTCTGATATACACAGTAATCTTGACGCTCTGGAAACCGTTGTGCGGTTTCTCCGGAACGCAGGGATAAAGGATTTCATTTTTTGCGGAGATATTGTAGGATACGGCCCGCAGCCTAATGAGTGTATTGACATGATCCGCAACCTTCCTAACGTAAAAATTGTTGCGGGTAATCATGACCGTGCGGCGGTGGGGATGAAGGATCCTAACTGGTTCAACCCGGCGGCAAAACATGCAATCACGTGGACCAGTGAAATTTTGACACCGGAAAACAAGGAGTATTTAAAAAGCTTGCCGGAAATGTGGAGTGATGACTTGATAATGATGGTGCATGGAAGCCCGTCATCGCCGATTGATGAGTACTTGCTTGCTTCTGACCGTATGAAGTTTAATATCAGCCATATAAAGAAACAACTTGTATGTTTTGTTGGGCATTCACACGTGCCGTTTCATTATAGGTATGATAGAAATAAGGAGAACGATACTGCGTACCAGGGTGAACTCTCACAAAAAAGCGGGACTACTATGTTTAACCTGGATAAAGTATACAAGCATTTTGTTAATGTCGGTTCTGTTGGCCAGCCAAGGGATGAGGATTGGCGGACGTGTTGTATGGTGTTCAACACTGAAAGCAGCGAAATTTCGTGTTTCCGTGTAGAATACGATGTTAAGAAGGTACAGGATAAAATGCGGGGGTATAAATTACCTGAAGTCCTTATCAACAGGCTTGAATTAGGGCAGTGA
- a CDS encoding electron transfer flavoprotein subunit alpha gives MAKIYVLADKCSGCTKCSKECPQAAITMVDRGDPNKKTKLATIDLAKCNYCSACIESCKRFNAIVIERDVVAKMDGFDSYRGVWVYGEQRRCEIAPVVYELLGEGRKLADKLHTHLAVVILGDKVKPLAEELTRFGADKVYVIDDPLLAEFQDEPYAEVMAQLVREEKPEIVLMGATNIGRSFASRVAAKIETGLTADCTGLDVDETRNLLQTRPAYGGNIMATILTPKHRPQMATVRHKVFKRAEYENNRKGEIIDKKYDIQNIKIRTQFVKFVKDTSQTMNLSEADIIVSGGRGLGNPEGFKIIEELAKAIGGAVGSSRACVDAGWIPYSHQVGQTGRTVGPKIYIACGISGAIQHLVGMGSSKIIVAINKDPEAPMMKVATFAIQGDLYEIIPQLIKQLKA, from the coding sequence TTGGCTAAAATTTATGTTCTTGCGGATAAGTGCAGCGGATGTACTAAGTGTTCAAAGGAATGCCCGCAAGCGGCAATAACGATGGTAGACCGCGGGGATCCTAATAAAAAAACTAAACTCGCTACCATTGATTTAGCGAAATGTAATTACTGCAGTGCGTGTATAGAATCGTGTAAACGGTTTAATGCGATTGTTATAGAACGCGATGTGGTTGCTAAGATGGATGGTTTTGATTCTTACCGCGGAGTATGGGTTTACGGTGAGCAGCGGCGTTGCGAAATTGCGCCGGTTGTCTATGAACTGCTGGGAGAAGGCAGGAAGTTGGCTGATAAGCTTCATACTCATCTCGCAGTTGTCATTCTCGGAGATAAAGTTAAACCTCTAGCAGAAGAGCTTACACGGTTTGGTGCGGATAAAGTGTATGTTATTGATGACCCGTTGCTTGCGGAGTTTCAGGATGAACCTTACGCTGAAGTTATGGCGCAGCTCGTACGCGAAGAAAAACCTGAAATCGTATTAATGGGCGCAACGAATATCGGGCGTTCATTTGCGAGCCGTGTTGCTGCAAAAATAGAGACCGGGCTTACTGCGGACTGTACAGGTCTTGATGTAGATGAAACACGTAATTTATTACAGACACGCCCGGCGTACGGCGGTAATATTATGGCAACTATTCTTACTCCAAAACACCGGCCGCAGATGGCTACTGTACGTCATAAAGTCTTCAAACGTGCAGAATATGAAAATAATCGTAAAGGCGAAATAATAGACAAAAAGTATGATATACAAAATATTAAAATCCGCACGCAGTTTGTAAAGTTTGTTAAAGATACCAGCCAAACTATGAACCTGTCTGAAGCGGATATCATTGTTTCTGGCGGGCGCGGGTTAGGTAATCCAGAAGGGTTTAAGATCATAGAAGAACTTGCGAAAGCAATCGGCGGGGCAGTAGGGTCTTCCCGCGCATGTGTGGATGCCGGGTGGATACCATATTCTCATCAGGTGGGACAAACTGGGCGCACTGTAGGGCCTAAAATATATATTGCCTGCGGTATTTCCGGGGCAATACAGCATCTCGTAGGGATGGGGTCATCAAAGATTATCGTTGCAATCAATAAAGACCCTGAAGCGCCGATGATGAAGGTTGCGACTTTTGCTATACAAGGTGACCTATACGAAATTATACCTCAGCTGATTAAACAGTTAAAAGCGTAA
- the rnc gene encoding ribonuclease III — protein MNEDLNNLEKRLKVRFKNKALLAKALTHKSYSEEKKVGYSNERLEFLGDSVLSLVVATYLYQNHPESEEGKLSQLKSILVSRQSFYEWAKEYELGKYLFLSASEELTGGRERESLMSNAMEAVVGAMYIDKGFGYTSKFITDYLSTRKRIITRDYKSKLQEETQKRYKTIPVYKLVKEAGPDHDKIFTVVVEIEEKVFGIGAGKNKKDAEQNAAREALGKF, from the coding sequence ATGAATGAAGATCTGAATAACCTGGAAAAAAGGTTAAAGGTTAGGTTTAAAAATAAGGCTTTGTTGGCGAAAGCGTTGACGCATAAGTCGTACTCCGAAGAAAAAAAAGTTGGATATTCGAATGAACGGCTGGAGTTTCTTGGAGACAGCGTGCTTTCTTTAGTGGTTGCAACCTATCTTTACCAAAATCATCCGGAATCCGAGGAAGGGAAATTGTCGCAGTTGAAGTCAATACTGGTATCCCGGCAGTCATTTTATGAATGGGCGAAAGAGTATGAATTGGGTAAGTATTTGTTCCTAAGCGCAAGCGAAGAACTTACCGGCGGGAGGGAACGCGAGTCGTTGATGTCAAACGCAATGGAAGCCGTTGTCGGTGCGATGTATATAGATAAAGGTTTTGGGTATACCAGTAAGTTTATCACGGATTATCTATCAACAAGGAAGAGGATTATTACCCGGGATTATAAGTCTAAACTACAGGAGGAGACACAGAAGAGGTACAAGACAATACCTGTATATAAGCTGGTAAAAGAAGCTGGGCCGGATCATGATAAGATTTTTACTGTGGTAGTGGAGATTGAAGAAAAAGTTTTTGGTATCGGTGCGGGAAAAAATAAGAAGGATGCAGAACAAAACGCTGCAAGAGAAGCCTTGGGTAAGTTTTAA
- the smc gene encoding chromosome segregation protein SMC, which produces MYLKSLELCGFKSFPDKTVLEFTPGISAIAGPNGCGKSNIVDAFRWVLGEQSANALRGKDMEALIFHGSDTRHPVSFAEVSLTFDNNEHKVPINFTEIKITRRLYRSGESEYTLNKTQCRLKDIRDLLLDTGVGTDSYSLMEQGKVDYILKSKPEERRLLIEEAGGIAKYRVKREETLRKLEHVDADLLRLDDILSMLKTQIQSLDNQARKAKLYNTAKESLKYWEVALFSNKYNEHNGKKQLLEDQQIKFGQELQQYVTEINTFEAEQQKMSVDKQAADDSLSKCLMGLTSLSMEQTKLTASKNNAADKILSGEVKINELNRIVKEASDELGYIIKQIEDHSKQKVVLEEDHTRLTAEHQKQTEVLGWTTRQVNTTSGELRKQEELQLASVQQITGLRNDIYHYQSDLQAINIEKNNIEKDFQQAAARKNDYTAKLTELNSRIGLIDSELEKLGSRLNQWDVILTSSQQMLELIKADIEQYRHQITSLTAQADVFTQWQEEQLTQRAGAKVLVDNPQPGIDGPLMNLMKAPKETEKLLETVLGEKMYYFIAENQEAAKAAAEYLSNSATEGWAAFILLDRLEKINIFSNIFDNSLAKNIKCDNKYLPVLKYLLGTHFKVEQAAGTLVENGPILYGGTLPKDTGALSIARQIEEAKLLNEQHTAAITVLEIRQGIVETDISVFNDLLHQTRVEINKINSDRMVLVSEKATISGELEYLGKELDVFSKEILQSEEKQRNAVKLLGTNTEKIDTLKVEEQALTKIVSELKIKLDSLKTDELTLLRETGEINASLVANNERRQRWSNEQQFHQQEHQRVRQSIERANTEINGQQLIIEESKKVVAENEVAIVEVDKQMAVIQESIASARETVNQMYNKMQENESKLRGLRHERERLQKELHSVDVNASYTKGEVTHIVNELSEKYNLTPETCTAYFQPIMPKDGQPLYLDEITGTVEKLRKRVDSFGNVNLAAPEEYENLNSRYTFLEAQRQDLVKAKSDLQEIIFKINTTTKEKFKETFDSVRGHFVNIYRTLFEGGEADLVLTNEENLLETGIEIKACPPGKKVKEVVSLSGGESSLTAIALMFGLFMVKPAPFCIMDEADSALDESNTLRFMNLLREYAKTSQFIIITHNKKTMEAADIYYGVTSEEVGVTKIISVKFVSTNKQKMQQMVTEPVTEEPVIEEQQQVVTQEPVQAEQQEQKDPAVASKE; this is translated from the coding sequence ATGTATTTAAAGTCATTAGAGTTGTGCGGTTTTAAGTCGTTTCCCGATAAAACAGTGTTGGAATTTACACCCGGGATTTCAGCGATTGCCGGGCCAAACGGGTGCGGGAAGTCTAATATCGTTGATGCGTTCCGGTGGGTTCTGGGAGAACAAAGCGCTAATGCTTTACGCGGAAAGGATATGGAAGCTCTTATATTTCACGGCTCGGATACACGGCATCCGGTATCTTTCGCAGAGGTAAGCCTTACTTTTGATAATAACGAACATAAAGTACCTATTAATTTTACGGAAATAAAAATCACGCGTAGGTTGTACCGTTCAGGGGAGAGTGAGTATACGCTTAACAAAACGCAGTGCAGGTTAAAAGATATACGTGACCTACTGCTTGATACCGGTGTTGGCACGGATTCGTATTCATTGATGGAACAAGGAAAAGTGGATTATATCCTTAAATCCAAACCTGAAGAACGTAGGTTGTTGATTGAGGAAGCCGGTGGTATTGCTAAATACCGTGTTAAACGCGAGGAAACGTTGAGAAAACTTGAACACGTGGATGCTGATTTGTTGAGGCTGGATGATATTCTTTCTATGCTGAAAACACAGATACAGTCGCTCGATAACCAGGCACGGAAAGCTAAACTGTACAATACAGCAAAAGAATCGCTTAAGTACTGGGAAGTAGCGCTTTTCTCGAATAAATATAATGAGCATAACGGTAAAAAACAGTTGTTGGAAGATCAGCAGATAAAATTCGGGCAGGAACTTCAGCAGTATGTTACTGAAATCAATACGTTTGAAGCTGAACAGCAAAAAATGTCGGTTGATAAACAAGCGGCAGATGATTCACTGAGTAAATGCTTGATGGGTTTAACATCGCTATCCATGGAACAAACAAAACTTACCGCATCAAAAAATAATGCTGCAGATAAGATATTATCGGGTGAGGTTAAGATTAACGAGTTAAACAGAATCGTTAAGGAAGCTTCGGATGAACTCGGGTACATAATAAAACAGATAGAAGATCATTCTAAACAGAAGGTTGTATTGGAAGAAGATCATACTCGTTTGACTGCAGAACATCAAAAGCAGACTGAAGTACTTGGTTGGACCACCCGGCAGGTTAACACAACATCAGGGGAACTTAGAAAACAGGAGGAGTTACAATTAGCGTCGGTTCAGCAGATTACTGGCCTGCGAAATGATATTTATCATTACCAGTCTGATCTCCAGGCTATTAATATCGAGAAAAATAATATTGAAAAAGATTTTCAGCAGGCGGCAGCCAGAAAAAATGATTATACTGCAAAACTTACGGAGTTAAACAGTAGGATCGGTTTGATAGATTCTGAACTCGAAAAACTTGGTTCACGGTTAAACCAGTGGGATGTTATTCTTACATCTTCACAACAGATGCTAGAATTAATTAAGGCTGATATCGAACAGTACCGTCATCAGATAACGTCATTAACAGCACAGGCGGATGTTTTTACGCAATGGCAGGAAGAACAGTTGACCCAGCGTGCCGGAGCGAAAGTGTTGGTTGATAATCCTCAGCCCGGGATTGACGGGCCATTGATGAATCTTATGAAAGCACCGAAGGAAACTGAAAAGTTATTGGAGACAGTCCTTGGTGAAAAAATGTATTACTTCATCGCAGAGAACCAGGAGGCCGCAAAAGCTGCGGCGGAGTATCTTTCAAACAGCGCTACTGAAGGATGGGCGGCGTTTATATTACTGGATAGGCTTGAGAAGATAAATATTTTTTCTAATATCTTCGATAATTCGCTTGCCAAAAATATTAAGTGCGATAACAAGTATTTGCCGGTATTAAAATATTTGCTGGGTACGCATTTTAAGGTTGAGCAGGCTGCAGGGACTTTAGTAGAGAACGGGCCGATACTATACGGCGGTACCCTGCCAAAGGATACGGGTGCGTTAAGTATCGCAAGACAGATTGAGGAAGCTAAGCTTTTAAATGAACAGCATACAGCAGCAATTACGGTACTTGAAATACGGCAGGGGATTGTGGAAACTGATATTTCTGTGTTTAACGATTTACTGCACCAGACACGTGTGGAGATAAATAAGATTAACAGTGACCGCATGGTGTTAGTCAGCGAGAAAGCTACGATTTCAGGTGAACTTGAATACCTGGGGAAAGAACTTGATGTTTTCTCAAAAGAAATTTTGCAGAGCGAAGAAAAACAGAGGAACGCAGTTAAACTTTTGGGTACCAATACAGAAAAAATTGATACGTTAAAGGTTGAAGAACAGGCGTTAACAAAGATAGTTTCGGAATTAAAGATAAAACTTGACTCCTTAAAAACTGATGAATTGACATTGTTGAGGGAGACCGGTGAGATAAACGCATCGCTTGTAGCAAATAATGAGCGCCGGCAGAGGTGGAGTAATGAACAGCAGTTTCATCAGCAGGAACATCAGAGGGTTAGGCAAAGTATTGAACGGGCAAACACCGAGATTAACGGCCAGCAGTTGATCATCGAAGAATCAAAAAAAGTTGTTGCGGAGAATGAAGTTGCGATTGTTGAAGTTGATAAACAAATGGCGGTAATCCAGGAATCTATTGCGAGTGCACGTGAAACTGTTAATCAGATGTATAACAAAATGCAGGAGAATGAAAGTAAACTTCGCGGGTTACGCCATGAACGTGAACGCTTGCAGAAAGAGTTGCATAGTGTTGATGTCAACGCAAGTTATACCAAAGGAGAGGTTACGCATATAGTTAATGAGCTTTCAGAAAAATATAATCTCACGCCAGAAACTTGTACCGCATATTTCCAGCCGATAATGCCGAAGGACGGGCAGCCGTTGTATCTTGACGAGATTACAGGGACTGTTGAAAAACTGAGGAAACGCGTGGATTCATTCGGTAACGTAAACCTTGCTGCTCCGGAGGAATACGAGAATCTTAATTCAAGGTATACCTTTCTCGAGGCTCAGAGGCAGGATCTTGTAAAAGCTAAGTCTGACCTCCAGGAAATTATTTTTAAGATTAATACTACGACAAAGGAAAAGTTTAAGGAAACGTTTGATTCGGTACGCGGGCATTTTGTTAATATTTACCGCACTTTGTTTGAAGGCGGAGAGGCGGATCTTGTACTGACAAACGAAGAAAATTTGTTGGAGACCGGTATTGAAATCAAAGCGTGCCCTCCCGGGAAGAAGGTTAAGGAAGTTGTGTCGTTATCCGGCGGGGAAAGTTCTCTAACCGCAATAGCGTTGATGTTCGGGTTGTTTATGGTAAAACCTGCACCGTTCTGTATTATGGATGAAGCTGATTCTGCACTGGATGAATCAAATACACTGAGGTTCATGAACCTGTTACGCGAATACGCAAAGACGTCACAGTTTATTATTATCACCCATAACAAAAAAACTATGGAAGCTGCGGATATATATTACGGGGTTACCAGTGAAGAAGTTGGGGTGACAAAGATTATCAGCGTAAAATTTGTGTCAACTAATAAACAAAAAATGCAGCAGATGGTTACAGAACCTGTTACTGAAGAACCTGTCATAGAGGAACAACAGCAGGTGGTTACGCAAGAACCCGTTCAGGCAGAGCAGCAGGAACAAAAAGATCCGGCTGTTGCATCCAAAGAGTAA
- a CDS encoding acyl-CoA dehydrogenase family protein: MDYFLTEEQQMIVDIARRIAQEKIKPIREHYDETEEFPWEILKEIAQADLCGLYIEPEYEGMGAGILSLILAVEEIAKVDGGIALCVAGTALGTLPLVLYGSPEQKKKYLPNIAKGKSLAAFGLTEPMAGSDAGAMKTTAVLKNNAYVLNGTKCFITNAGEAEVYTVFAVTNPTKGIRGLTCFVLEKGMPGFTFGKKEKKMGIRASPTRELIFQDCVVPKENVVGREGQGFIVAMKTLFSSRPGVAAQALGIAGGALDEAIAYARKREQFGQPIINFQAIQHMLADMATEVEAARCLLYFTCKGIDKDMSKVEKFAKESAMSKLFCSDTAMKVTTNAVQIFGGYGYSREYPVEKMMRDAKITQIYEGTNQVQRNEIALALIKEAAAKGL; encoded by the coding sequence ATGGACTATTTCTTGACAGAAGAACAACAGATGATCGTGGATATCGCGAGGCGGATCGCGCAGGAAAAGATTAAACCTATACGCGAACATTATGATGAGACTGAAGAATTTCCATGGGAAATATTGAAAGAGATAGCACAGGCTGACCTCTGCGGGTTGTATATTGAACCCGAATATGAAGGTATGGGTGCGGGGATTTTGTCGTTAATCCTTGCTGTAGAAGAAATTGCTAAGGTTGACGGTGGAATCGCTTTGTGCGTAGCAGGAACGGCGTTAGGGACATTACCGCTGGTACTCTATGGCAGCCCGGAACAAAAGAAGAAGTATCTGCCGAATATCGCTAAAGGTAAATCACTCGCTGCGTTTGGGTTAACCGAACCTATGGCAGGGTCAGATGCTGGCGCTATGAAGACTACTGCGGTATTGAAAAATAATGCGTATGTGCTGAACGGTACTAAGTGTTTTATCACAAACGCGGGTGAAGCGGAAGTATACACAGTTTTTGCGGTAACTAATCCTACGAAAGGGATCCGCGGGCTGACATGTTTTGTCCTTGAGAAAGGTATGCCGGGGTTTACATTCGGGAAAAAGGAAAAGAAAATGGGTATCCGCGCATCACCGACTCGCGAGTTGATTTTCCAGGATTGTGTTGTACCAAAGGAAAATGTGGTTGGGCGTGAAGGGCAGGGATTTATTGTAGCGATGAAAACATTGTTTTCTTCACGGCCTGGCGTAGCAGCGCAGGCGTTGGGGATCGCCGGCGGTGCATTGGATGAAGCTATTGCCTATGCGCGTAAACGCGAACAGTTCGGGCAGCCGATCATTAATTTCCAGGCAATTCAGCATATGCTGGCTGATATGGCAACTGAAGTTGAAGCAGCGCGGTGTTTGCTATATTTTACGTGTAAAGGTATTGATAAGGATATGAGCAAAGTTGAAAAGTTCGCAAAAGAGTCTGCAATGTCGAAACTGTTCTGTTCGGATACCGCAATGAAAGTGACAACTAATGCTGTTCAGATTTTTGGTGGGTATGGGTACAGCCGTGAGTATCCCGTAGAAAAAATGATGCGGGACGCTAAGATTACGCAGATATACGAAGGAACAAATCAGGTTCAGCGTAACGAGATTGCGTTAGCGTTGATAAAGGAAGCTGCAGCGAAGGGATTGTAA
- the ribD gene encoding bifunctional diaminohydroxyphosphoribosylaminopyrimidine deaminase/5-amino-6-(5-phosphoribosylamino)uracil reductase RibD: MNTNEKFMSLCIDLAEKSGGNVAPNPKVAALVVKNGKIVGKGYHRYCGGPHAEVYALKQAGTDARGADLYVNLEPCCHTDKRTPPCVPQIIGAGIKKVVAAMPDPNVKVNCKGFSVLRKAGVECVVGVMRENAWELNKIYIKNITKKLPFVYLKTAMSLDGKIATFTNNSKWITSDQSRDIVHKLRSRVDAVLVGINTVLVDNPWITAHSIGENPVRVIVDPHLKCVKHYNTLNIFNHEAKTVIITKSTGNPNLNNAIRLSRREGVAIIPVKPCKSNKNRINFKDIVKKLFEINVNTLLIEGGGETNAAALEDNVVDEMWTFIAPKIVGGRNAKTPVEGVGVSKIQYAPIVKFTSIERIGQDILIKSRF; encoded by the coding sequence ATGAACACAAACGAAAAGTTTATGTCCTTATGTATAGATTTAGCGGAAAAAAGCGGGGGTAATGTCGCGCCTAATCCCAAGGTTGCTGCTTTGGTAGTAAAAAACGGTAAAATTGTGGGAAAAGGGTATCACCGGTATTGCGGAGGGCCGCATGCTGAGGTTTATGCATTAAAACAAGCAGGTACTGATGCCAGAGGCGCTGATTTGTATGTCAACCTTGAACCTTGCTGTCATACGGATAAACGTACGCCTCCGTGTGTACCACAAATTATAGGTGCCGGGATTAAAAAAGTAGTGGCTGCAATGCCTGATCCTAATGTTAAAGTAAATTGTAAAGGTTTTAGTGTGTTACGTAAAGCCGGGGTTGAGTGCGTTGTTGGCGTGATGCGTGAAAATGCTTGGGAATTAAACAAAATATACATAAAAAATATAACTAAAAAATTGCCGTTTGTTTACCTAAAAACAGCAATGAGTTTGGATGGTAAGATTGCAACCTTCACAAACAACTCTAAGTGGATAACATCGGATCAATCCCGGGACATCGTTCATAAGCTGCGTTCCCGGGTTGATGCTGTGCTTGTGGGGATTAATACAGTACTTGTGGACAACCCGTGGATAACTGCTCATAGTATAGGCGAAAACCCTGTCCGCGTAATTGTGGATCCGCATCTAAAGTGTGTTAAACACTATAACACACTGAATATTTTTAACCATGAAGCAAAAACGGTTATTATCACTAAAAGCACAGGTAATCCTAACTTGAATAATGCTATAAGGCTATCTCGACGTGAAGGTGTTGCCATAATACCTGTAAAGCCTTGTAAATCAAATAAAAACAGGATAAACTTCAAGGATATTGTTAAGAAACTGTTTGAAATTAATGTAAATACATTATTAATTGAGGGTGGAGGCGAGACAAACGCTGCTGCTTTAGAAGATAATGTGGTTGACGAAATGTGGACATTCATAGCGCCAAAGATTGTTGGCGGGCGTAATGCTAAAACGCCGGTGGAAGGCGTTGGGGTGTCTAAAATACAATACGCGCCTATTGTTAAGTTTACCTCTATTGAACGTATTGGGCAGGATATTCTTATTAAATCAAGGTTTTGA
- a CDS encoding electron transfer flavoprotein subunit beta/FixA family protein — MEIVVLIKQVPETTDVKINPETNTLVREGVKSIINPFDEYAIEEGLRLRERAGGTVTTITMGPPQAEQALRESIALGVNNAVLLTDRAFAGADTLATSYTLAMAIKKLPKVDLIICGKQAVDGDTAQVGPGVAEKLDIPHVSYVRKIDKADATGLTVERMMEDGSDIIDLPLPCLITVVKEINTPRLPSLKGKIAAKKAVVTKWTAADILADIKKLGMAGSPTQVKKVFSPPPRKGGENICGEPEEQAKLLVQKLKELQVI, encoded by the coding sequence ATGGAAATTGTTGTCCTGATAAAACAAGTGCCGGAAACAACGGATGTAAAAATTAATCCTGAAACCAACACGCTGGTACGTGAAGGTGTAAAGTCAATTATTAACCCGTTTGATGAGTATGCTATTGAAGAAGGGTTGAGGTTACGTGAACGCGCCGGCGGGACAGTCACGACAATTACTATGGGGCCGCCCCAGGCGGAACAAGCGTTACGGGAAAGTATAGCACTTGGGGTGAATAATGCTGTATTGTTGACTGACCGCGCGTTTGCCGGGGCTGATACCTTGGCGACATCGTATACTCTCGCAATGGCTATAAAAAAATTACCGAAAGTAGATTTGATTATCTGCGGAAAACAGGCAGTGGATGGTGATACCGCACAGGTAGGGCCGGGTGTTGCCGAGAAACTTGATATCCCGCATGTGTCTTACGTGCGTAAGATTGATAAAGCTGATGCCACGGGACTGACTGTTGAACGTATGATGGAAGACGGGTCGGATATTATTGACTTACCGCTGCCGTGCCTGATAACAGTAGTGAAAGAAATTAATACTCCGCGGTTACCGTCGTTAAAAGGTAAGATCGCAGCGAAAAAAGCGGTTGTTACAAAATGGACTGCAGCGGATATTTTGGCGGATATAAAAAAACTTGGGATGGCAGGGTCGCCAACACAGGTAAAGAAAGTGTTTAGCCCGCCCCCGAGAAAAGGCGGCGAAAATATTTGTGGTGAGCCTGAAGAACAGGCAAAACTGTTGGTACAGAAACTTAAAGAACTTCAGGTGATATAA
- a CDS encoding WecB/TagA/CpsF family glycosyltransferase, whose product MTFPRVSILNTPVDIAGVNDILGYFRKVIEVKEKVFVVTANALMINSALKDKQLAQAIHGANLSVPDSVGIMIAGKLYGYPIKQRITGIDLLDKIFDISEKMGYSVYLIGATAEVITAAAGNIKAKYPALKIAGFRDGYFKPEDENKVVEEINSCAPQFLLAGFGVPKQELWLYRLREILNVNIMIGIGGSFDVFSGKIPRAPIWMQRCGLEWLYRLYREPWRISRMKDLPVFIWKVVVDVITGKYGRNG is encoded by the coding sequence ATGACGTTCCCGCGGGTTAGTATCCTCAACACGCCGGTTGATATTGCCGGTGTCAACGATATACTCGGCTATTTCCGGAAGGTAATCGAAGTTAAGGAAAAGGTTTTTGTGGTTACCGCCAACGCGTTGATGATAAACTCTGCATTGAAGGATAAACAACTCGCACAGGCTATTCACGGGGCAAATCTCAGTGTGCCGGATTCAGTAGGTATTATGATTGCCGGTAAACTTTACGGGTATCCCATTAAACAGCGTATTACCGGGATAGACTTGTTAGACAAAATATTTGATATTTCCGAAAAAATGGGTTATTCTGTATACTTAATAGGCGCTACCGCTGAGGTGATAACCGCAGCAGCGGGGAATATTAAAGCAAAGTATCCTGCGTTAAAGATAGCGGGGTTCCGTGACGGGTATTTCAAACCGGAAGATGAAAACAAGGTTGTTGAAGAAATTAATTCTTGTGCACCGCAGTTTTTATTGGCAGGTTTTGGTGTGCCAAAACAGGAGTTGTGGTTGTACCGGTTACGTGAAATATTGAATGTTAATATTATGATAGGTATAGGCGGAAGTTTTGATGTTTTCTCTGGGAAAATACCTAGGGCGCCTATATGGATGCAAAGATGCGGGCTTGAATGGCTTTACCGCCTGTACCGCGAACCCTGGAGAATTTCCAGGATGAAAGATTTGCCTGTTTTCATCTGGAAAGTGGTTGTTGACGTTATTACCGGGAAATATGGCAGGAACGGATAA